Proteins encoded within one genomic window of Triticum aestivum cultivar Chinese Spring chromosome 2D, IWGSC CS RefSeq v2.1, whole genome shotgun sequence:
- the LOC123055292 gene encoding probable serine/threonine-protein kinase BSK3, which translates to MGARVSKATSCCCLRGQLHGSTRLDDPGSEEDEQGEAYELPAFQEYTFEQLRLATAGFAVENIVSEHGEKAPNVVYKGKLDAQRRIAVKRFNRSAWPDPRQFLEEAKSVGQLRSKRLANLLGCCCEGDERLLVAEYMPNDTLAKHLFHWETQAMKWPMRLRVVLYLAEALEYCTSKGRALYHDLNAYRVLFDDDCNPRLSCFGLMKNSRDGKSYSTNLAFTPPEYMRTGRITPESVIYSFGTLLLDVLSGKHIPPSHALDLIRDRNFSMLTDSCLEGQFSNEEGTELVRLASRCLHYEPRERPNVRSMVQALAPLQKDVETPSYELMDMPQAGASSVQSLPLSPLADACSRKDLTAIHEILEKTGYKDDEGTANELSFQMWTNQMQDTLTSKKKGDSAFRQKDFTTAIDCYSQFIEVGTMVSPTIYARRCLSYLMNDMAEQALSDAMQALVISPTWPTAFYLQAAALLSLDMENEAQDALKDGCAQETSSSSGR; encoded by the exons ATGGGCGCGCGGGTGTCCAAGGCCACCTCCTGCTGCTGCCTCCGCGGCCAGCTCCACGGCAGCACCCGCCTCGACGACCCCGGCTCCG AGGAGGACGAGCAGGGGGAGGCGTACGAGCTGCCGGCGTTCCAGGAGTACACCttcgagcagctgcgcctggccaCGGCCGGCTTCGCCGTGGAGAACATCGTGTCCGAGCATGGCGAGAAGGCGCCCAACGTCGTCTACAAGGGGAAGCTCGACGCCCAGCGCCGCATCGCCGTCAAGCGCTTCAATCGCTCCGCCTGGCCCGACCCGCGCCAGTTCCTG GAAGAAGCTAAATCAGTTGGTCAGCTCCGGAGCAAAAGGTTAGCAAATCTGCTTGGCTGTTGCTGCGAAGGTGACGAGAGATTGCTTGTTGCAGAGTACATGCCTAATGACACACTAGCAAAACACCTTTTCCACT GGGAAACCCAAGCGATGAAATGGCCCATGAGATTAAGGGTTGTTCTCTATCTTGCTGAGGCTTTAGAATATTGCACCAGTAAGGGGCGTGCTCTCTACCATGATCTTAATGCCTACAGAGTTCTGTTTGATGAT GATTGTAACCCTAGACTTTCATGCTTTGGCCTTATGAAGAACAGCCGGGATGGCAAAAGTTACAGTACCAATCTGGCATTTACTCCTCCCGAATACATGAGAACTG GACGTATAACACCTGAAAGTGTCATATATAGCTTTGGCACCTTGCTACTGGACGTTCTTAGTGGGAAGCATATTCCTCCGAGCCAT GCCCTTGACCTGATTCGAGATCGGAACTTTAGCATGCTTACAGACTCGTGTTTAGAGGGCCAATTTTCAAATGAGGAAGGAACAGAACTGGTACGATTAGCTTCAAGATGCCTGCACTATGAACCCCGAGAACGGCCGAATGTAAGATCTATGGTTCAAGCATTGGCTCCTCTTCAGAAAGATGTTGAG ACTCCATCTTACGAACTGATGGATATGCCCCAAGCCGGTGCATCATCTGTCCAATCATTGCCTCTTTCTCCTCTTGCTGATGCTTGTTCCAGAAAGGATCTGACAGCAATACATGAAATTCTAGAAAAGACAGGGTACAAGGATGATGAGGGAACAGCAAATGAG CTCTCATTTCAGATGTGGACCAATCAAATGCAAGATACATTAACCTCAAAGAAGAAGGGTGACAGTGCATTTCGGCAAAAGGATTTTACTACTGCTATTGACTGTTACTCCCAG TTCATTGAAGTCGGTACGATGGTTTCCCCCACCATATATGCTCGGCGTTGCCTATCTTATCTGATGAATGACATGGCAGAACAGGCTCTCAGTGATGCAATGCAAGCGCTAGTAATATCTCCGACATGGCCGACAGCATTTTACCTTCAAGCTGCAGCCTTGCTTTCTTTAGACATGGAGAATGAAGCTCAAGATGCTCTCAAGGATGGTTGTGCCCAAGAGACAAGTAGCAGCAGCGGACGATGA